One genomic region from Magallana gigas chromosome 3, xbMagGiga1.1, whole genome shotgun sequence encodes:
- the LOC105333865 gene encoding trichoplein keratin filament-binding protein yields the protein MALPSMPHYWTTRRNVYEQAIVKTRNHDDHLRERWSNTANYFKKSNIAACKQSEWESERSLRSSMDAYEKGKDTEKKAKNLALRRERLAAMLRQERYRFEAELKGYSVDNYDRLEDMRDRVDSLKSAREEKRKHLASEKLYEYWRQNNPDIRKLESEQLKDHVVDKWSSQVEEVREKEEQERQEKERFEREMEEERIAALEEERRKEEEKLEDEKRWKDTLKEQMLELRDREAEAERLKKEQDALQKEQWRLEDLEEERKKMESARGQREMGRMLLRQHKAQMMRRSRQIQEELEQDKKMLEALIEREKEEREILTTRRENAQADAEWMKQVIEDQLRVEKAREAELDMLYQEEAARMWEKRDAEWARESKARERLMREVFKDRQEQIEEKLEEVQREREESLRQREQLIEEMEIANQLTQRDLERAEEQKEALKLDLKGQMTARQEQQMTARQRMKEEEDREQEEEREYEDFLQHETERMKVRGFAPKNFGRRTAWM from the exons ATGGCCTTGCCATCTATGCCACATTACTGGACGACTAGGAGGAATGTCTATGAACAGGCCATAGTAAAAACCAGAAACCATGATGACCATCTCCGAGAGAGGTGGAGCAACACAGCCAACTATTTTAAGAAATCCAACATTGCGGCCTGTAAACAGAGTGAATGGGAGTCAGAGAGATCACTTAGATCAAG TATGGATGCTTATGAAAAAGGCAAAGACACAGAGAAGAAGGCCAAAAATTTAGCTCTACGCAGAGAGAGACTTGCTGCCATGTTGAGACAGGAGAGGTACAGGTTTGAG GCTGAACTGAAGGGATACTCAGTGGATAACTATGACCGCCTAGAGGACATGAGAGACAGAGTGGACTCCCTAAAGAGTGCTCGTGAAGAAAAACGAAAACAT TTAGCATCAGAAAAGCTGTATGAATATTGGAGACAAAACAATCCAGATATCAGAAAG CTTGAATCAGAACAATTAAAAGACCATGTAGTGGATAAATGGAGCTCACAAGTGGAGGAAGTTCGCGAG AAAGAGGAACAGGAAAGGCAAGAGAAAGAAAGATTCGAGAGAGAAATGGAGGAGGAGAGAATTGCAGCTCTAGAAGAGGAACGACGGAAGGAAGAAGAGAAGTTAGAAGATGAGAAGAGGTGGAAGGACACTCTGAAGGAACAGATGCTGGAACTCAGAGATCGGGAGGCAGAG GCAGAGAGATTGAAGAAGGAACAAGATGCCCTACAAAAGGAGCAGTGGAGACTAGAAGATTTAGAAGAAGAGCGTAAAAAGATGGAGTCAGCTCGTGGGCAGAGAGAAATGGG ACGAATGCTCCTGAGACAACACAAGGCTCAAATGATGAGAAGATCCCGACAAATCCAAGAGGAACTG GAACAAGACAAGAAAATGTTGGAGGCTttgattgagagagagaaagaggaaCGGGAAATTCTGACCACGAGGCGAGAAAATGCTCAAGCTGACGCTGAATGGATGAAGCAG GTGATAGAAGACCAGCTCCGAGTGGAGAAGGCCAGAGAAGCTGAGCTAGACATGTTATACCA GGAAGAGGCTGCTCGAATGTGGGAGAAGAGAGATGCTGAGTGGGCGCGGGAAAGTAAAGCTCGCGAGAGACTGATGAGAGAG GTATTCAAGGACAGACAAGAGCAGATTGAGGAGAAGCTAGAGGAAGTACAAAGAGAGCGAGAGGAGTCGCTACGGCAACGAGAACAGCTGATCGAGGAGATGGAGATAGCCAATCAGTTGACACAGCGTGACCTAGAGAGGGCCGAGGAACAGAAAGAGGCTCTCAAGCTTGATCTGAAGGGACAG ATGACGGCGCGTCAGGAGCAGCAGATGACGGCGCGACAGAGGATGAAGGAGGAGGAGGATCGCGAGCAAGAGGAGGAGCGCGAGTACGAGGACTTCCTCCAGCATGAAACGGAGAGGATGAAAGTGCGCGGCTTTGCCCCAAAG AATTTCGGAAGGAGAACGGCCTGGATGTAG